A single genomic interval of Lathyrus oleraceus cultivar Zhongwan6 chromosome 7, CAAS_Psat_ZW6_1.0, whole genome shotgun sequence harbors:
- the LOC127100787 gene encoding pterocarpan synthase 1 has product MATPIKIISFSILVFVTINIADGQAQPNQSTLVFYLQDVGKGPKATVSPVIGINGKVWSYNTFGTIFVVDDPVTLSPNPFSTQIGKAQGTITVTSQDGGNVNIVLSIVFNNAQYAGSTLEIQGTSRQRDNLRELGVVSGTGRFRFARGFVVFETISYDPTYSQSVIRLTLTLEIP; this is encoded by the coding sequence ATGGCAACTCCAATCAAAATCATCTCGTTCTCGATATTAGTTTTCGTAACCATTAACATAGCTGATGGTCAAGCTCAACCAAATCAATCAACCTTGGTGTTCTACCTACAAGATGTCGGAAAAGGGCCTAAAGCAACCGTTTCACCCGTTATAGGCATCAATGGCAAGGTTTGGTCATACAACACATTTGGAACAatatttgttgttgatgatcCTGTTACATTAAGTCCTAATCCATTTTCAACTCAAATCGGAAAGGCTCAAGGTACAATTACAGTAACTTCTCAAGATGGTGGAAATGTGAACATAGTTTTGTCAATTGTGTTTAACAATGCGCAATATGCTGGTAGTACTTTGGAAATTCAAGGTACAAGTCGTCAACGAGATAATTTAAGAGAGCTTGGAGTTGTTTCTGGAACGGGAAGGTTTAGATTTGCTAGAGGATTTGTTGTATTTGAAACTATATCTTATGATCCTACTTATAGTCAATCTGTTATTAGGTTGACATTAACCTTGGAAATACCTTAA